The proteins below are encoded in one region of Amycolatopsis acidiphila:
- a CDS encoding sigma-70 family RNA polymerase sigma factor gives MTEEATVPEQRTVSADEQALLRRLRAGEDSAFSELFELHSGAVRRLARGIASDSSEAEDITAETFFRVLQALRRGAGPRDHIRAYLLTVARRVSWEWHGARRDVPVTDDELTHRAGAGADAHARTAEHTLIATAFTSLPERWRTVLWQTEVEGEQPAVVAPHFGLSANATAALARRARQGLRAAYLQAHLAMNRTPDVSCRGVVEKLGGYTAGSVTGSEATRIRTHLLGCASCRSMHAELRDVCSSLRAHAGVLALLVPSTAAVAGSGSGTLATVKGLLLSKLKIGIALASTAAAGVVGVAVGPAMLDSNHSQTVGLPQGGVELRIAPTQPSLLSSPPQEPVPPGEATLHLPGRASSVPRDAGQGAPLGTAGQDAPPPAAPPQQSGQNAPGTSSSLGTRDDLDTTTYSTESSGTKKPGKGNHGSKQNKVKSSSARSDTPSGDSARSDTTGTDDATTTGTTPATTESGVTLFWWLFGPDSGDATR, from the coding sequence GCATTCGGGTGCCGTGCGGCGGCTGGCACGGGGCATCGCGAGCGACTCCTCCGAGGCCGAGGACATCACCGCCGAGACCTTCTTCCGCGTGCTCCAGGCGTTGCGCCGCGGCGCGGGCCCGCGCGACCACATCCGCGCCTACCTGCTCACCGTCGCCCGCCGCGTTTCGTGGGAGTGGCACGGGGCGCGCCGCGACGTCCCGGTCACCGACGACGAGCTGACCCATCGCGCCGGTGCCGGCGCGGACGCGCACGCGCGCACGGCCGAGCACACCTTGATCGCGACCGCCTTCACGAGCCTGCCGGAGCGCTGGCGCACGGTGCTGTGGCAGACCGAGGTCGAGGGCGAGCAGCCCGCGGTCGTCGCCCCGCACTTCGGGCTGAGCGCGAACGCGACGGCGGCGTTGGCGAGACGGGCCCGCCAGGGGCTGCGCGCGGCGTACCTGCAGGCGCACCTGGCGATGAACCGCACTCCGGACGTCAGTTGCCGGGGGGTGGTCGAAAAGCTGGGCGGGTACACCGCCGGCAGTGTCACCGGGTCGGAGGCGACCCGGATCCGCACGCACCTGCTCGGCTGCGCCTCCTGCCGGTCGATGCACGCGGAGCTGCGGGACGTCTGTTCCTCGCTGCGGGCGCATGCCGGGGTGCTGGCGCTGCTGGTGCCGTCCACGGCGGCGGTCGCCGGGTCGGGCAGCGGGACGCTGGCCACCGTGAAGGGCCTGTTGCTGTCGAAGCTGAAGATCGGGATCGCGCTGGCGTCCACGGCGGCGGCCGGAGTGGTCGGCGTGGCGGTCGGGCCGGCGATGCTGGACTCGAACCACTCGCAGACCGTCGGGCTGCCGCAGGGCGGGGTCGAACTGAGGATCGCGCCGACGCAGCCGTCGCTGCTGAGCTCGCCGCCGCAGGAGCCGGTGCCGCCGGGCGAGGCGACCCTGCACCTGCCGGGCCGCGCCTCGTCCGTGCCGCGTGACGCCGGGCAGGGCGCGCCGCTGGGCACCGCGGGCCAGGACGCGCCACCGCCGGCGGCACCGCCGCAGCAGTCCGGCCAGAACGCTCCGGGGACCTCGTCGAGCCTCGGCACGCGTGACGACCTCGACACGACGACCTACTCGACGGAGTCCTCCGGCACGAAGAAGCCGGGCAAGGGCAACCACGGGTCGAAGCAGAACAAGGTCAAGTCCTCGAGCGCGCGCTCGGACACCCCGAGCGGTGACAGCGCGCGCTCGGACACCACGGGGACCGACGACGCGACGACGACCGGCACGACCCCGGCGACCACCGAGTCCGGTGTGACGCTCTTCTGGTGGCTGTTCGGCCCCGACTCGGGTGACGCCACCCGTTGA
- a CDS encoding DUF983 domain-containing protein: MNRRVQGLDGRDWIVRAQMEWRRPATVEDFEHDVAGSPASGVAMLSVTLLLAVILVAWLPDGVVVPAWVVWGLLLIALFFPLRWVLNRPWGLVAETDGDPMGEHPPERWVGVVTGMFRVRGEVTKVAKTIQREGLPDFDGPLHPME; encoded by the coding sequence ATGAACCGCCGGGTGCAGGGGCTGGACGGCCGGGACTGGATCGTCCGGGCGCAGATGGAGTGGCGCCGCCCCGCCACCGTGGAGGACTTCGAGCACGACGTGGCGGGCAGCCCTGCCTCGGGCGTCGCGATGTTGTCCGTGACCCTCCTGCTCGCGGTTATCCTGGTGGCCTGGCTACCCGATGGGGTCGTGGTACCGGCCTGGGTGGTCTGGGGCCTGCTGCTGATCGCGCTGTTCTTCCCACTGCGGTGGGTGCTGAACAGGCCGTGGGGCCTGGTCGCGGAGACCGACGGGGATCCGATGGGCGAGCACCCGCCGGAGCGCTGGGTCGGCGTCGTGACCGGGATGTTCCGGGTGCGTGGTGAAGTCACCAAGGTCGCCAAGACCATCCAGCGTGAAGGCCTGCCGGACTTCGACGGCCCCTTGCATCCGATGGAGTGA
- a CDS encoding Fpg/Nei family DNA glycosylase: protein MPELPEVEALAYHLREHAVGRTVTRVDVASFGVLKTVTPQWTELHGRTVTGAGRHGKHLDLDCDGIHLVVHLARAGWLRWSDSLSPTPPKPGRGPLALRVHLAGPGFDLTEAGTKKGLAVWIVRDPEEVPSIARLGPDALELTREKLGELFAGRTERLKTALTDQSLIAGIGNAYSDEIMHTAKLSPYSTPGKLSEEALDRLSDAMHEVLTGAVARSVGQHAARLKGEKRSGLRVHARAGLPCPVCGDTVREISFADKAFQYCATCQTGGKPLADRRLSRLLK, encoded by the coding sequence ATGCCCGAGTTACCCGAGGTCGAGGCGCTCGCGTACCACCTGCGTGAGCACGCGGTCGGCCGGACGGTGACGCGGGTCGACGTGGCGTCGTTCGGCGTGCTCAAGACCGTGACCCCGCAGTGGACCGAGCTGCACGGGCGCACGGTGACCGGGGCCGGGCGGCACGGCAAGCACCTCGATCTGGACTGCGACGGCATCCACCTCGTGGTGCACCTGGCCCGCGCGGGCTGGCTGCGCTGGTCGGACTCCCTCTCGCCGACGCCGCCGAAGCCCGGCCGGGGGCCGTTGGCGCTGCGGGTGCACCTGGCCGGCCCCGGCTTCGACCTCACCGAGGCGGGCACCAAGAAGGGCCTCGCGGTGTGGATCGTCCGCGACCCGGAGGAGGTGCCGAGCATCGCGCGCCTCGGCCCGGACGCGCTGGAGCTGACCCGGGAGAAGCTGGGCGAGCTGTTCGCCGGCCGCACGGAACGGCTCAAGACCGCACTGACGGACCAGTCGCTGATCGCCGGGATCGGCAACGCGTACTCCGACGAGATCATGCACACCGCGAAGCTCTCGCCGTACTCGACGCCGGGAAAGCTCTCCGAAGAAGCGCTGGACCGGTTGTCCGACGCGATGCACGAGGTGCTCACCGGTGCGGTCGCACGGTCCGTTGGCCAGCACGCGGCGCGGCTCAAGGGCGAGAAGCGGTCGGGGCTGCGGGTGCACGCGCGGGCCGGACTGCCCTGCCCGGTGTGCGGCGACACCGTGCGGGAGATCTCGTTCGCGGACAAGGCCTTCCAGTACTGCGCGACCTGTCAGACGGGTGGCAAGCCGCTCGCGGACCGCAGGCTGTCGCGGCTGCTCAAGTAG
- a CDS encoding GAF domain-containing sensor histidine kinase has translation MDAVSDLPIAQIVPWTVAGLLLIAVIVLLLRARKPSSFVDDAVLEAVYHMSKATPDLREGFDQVAADRITSQLLELLKCVSVGITDSEGTLASWDGEANDHYMDLTPSIGMAIRKHRREVVNHDDVPCDHRGTCKMRTAVIVPLIVEGEIEAVLIVVGRTKGKRLVQMADAVAQFVCTQFELARLDESKLQLQQAEIKALRAQISPHFIYNALNTISSLIRTDPEEARELLQEFADFTRYSFRTSGMFTSLADELRNIDRYLTIERARFGGRLEVRLKIAPEVLSVVVPFLIIQPLVENAVQHGLANKPSGGMVTVTAQDYGTEALISVEDDGIGMDPARLADLRNSHRTGAHVGLGNINARMRQLFGDEYALMVETAPGAGMKVTLRVPKFAPGVRTELPDYTASVPPQTARNSSPAHARKGT, from the coding sequence ATGGACGCCGTGTCCGACTTGCCGATCGCGCAGATCGTCCCGTGGACCGTCGCGGGCCTGCTGCTGATCGCCGTGATCGTGTTGCTGCTCCGCGCGCGCAAACCGAGCAGCTTCGTGGACGACGCCGTGCTCGAAGCCGTCTACCACATGTCGAAGGCCACTCCGGACCTGCGCGAGGGCTTCGACCAGGTCGCCGCGGACCGGATCACCTCGCAGCTGCTCGAACTGCTCAAGTGCGTCTCGGTCGGGATCACCGACTCGGAGGGCACCCTCGCGTCCTGGGACGGCGAGGCCAACGACCACTACATGGACCTCACGCCGTCGATCGGGATGGCGATCCGCAAGCACCGGCGCGAGGTCGTCAACCACGACGACGTGCCGTGCGACCACCGCGGCACCTGCAAGATGAGGACCGCGGTGATCGTGCCGCTGATCGTCGAGGGCGAGATCGAGGCCGTGCTGATCGTGGTCGGCCGCACCAAGGGCAAGCGGCTCGTGCAGATGGCCGACGCGGTCGCCCAGTTCGTCTGCACCCAGTTCGAGCTGGCCCGGCTCGACGAGTCGAAGCTGCAGCTGCAGCAGGCCGAGATCAAGGCACTGCGCGCGCAGATCTCGCCGCACTTCATCTACAACGCGCTCAACACGATCTCCTCGCTGATCCGCACGGACCCGGAGGAGGCCCGGGAGCTGCTGCAGGAGTTCGCCGACTTCACCCGGTACTCGTTCCGCACCTCGGGCATGTTCACCTCGCTCGCGGACGAGCTGCGCAACATCGACCGGTACCTGACCATCGAGCGCGCGCGCTTCGGCGGCAGGCTCGAGGTGCGGCTCAAGATCGCGCCCGAGGTGCTGTCGGTCGTGGTGCCGTTCCTGATCATCCAGCCGCTCGTGGAGAACGCGGTCCAGCACGGGCTGGCGAACAAGCCCAGCGGCGGCATGGTCACCGTGACCGCACAGGACTACGGCACCGAGGCGCTGATCAGCGTCGAGGACGACGGCATCGGGATGGACCCGGCGCGGCTGGCGGACCTGCGCAACTCGCACCGCACCGGCGCGCACGTCGGGCTCGGCAACATCAACGCGCGGATGCGGCAGCTGTTCGGCGACGAGTACGCGCTGATGGTCGAGACCGCTCCCGGGGCGGGGATGAAGGTCACCCTGCGGGTGCCGAAGTTCGCCCCCGGCGTGCGCACCGAGCTGCCGGACTACACGGCCTCGGTGCCACCGCAGACCGCCCGCAACTCCTCGCCTGCACACGCGCGGAAAGGCACGTAA
- a CDS encoding S49 family peptidase, whose product MTSMTDKLTSRIPGIDRGDRTDVVAVVKLHGVITPTPSPLARGSINLAAVESALTRAFDHDRLKAVALLINSPGGAPTQSGLVAERIRQLAAKKKDVPVLAFCEDVAASGGYWLACAADEIYAHRTSLVGSIGVISGGFGFAGLLDRFGIERRLHTAGENKSRLDPFSPEKPEDVEWLEKMHAQLHELFVSWVKERRGDKLSPTEDLFTGDVWLGEKAKELGLIDGVGNLRELIAQRFPAAEIKMAEPKKPLLARLGVGAPAAAILDAVTQKAMWSRYGL is encoded by the coding sequence ATGACCAGCATGACCGACAAGTTGACGAGCCGGATCCCGGGCATCGACCGGGGCGATCGGACCGACGTGGTCGCGGTCGTAAAGCTGCACGGCGTCATCACGCCGACCCCGTCGCCGCTCGCCCGCGGCAGCATCAACCTCGCGGCGGTCGAGTCGGCGCTGACCAGGGCGTTCGACCACGACCGGCTCAAGGCCGTCGCGCTGCTGATCAACTCGCCCGGCGGCGCGCCAACGCAGTCGGGCCTGGTCGCGGAACGGATCCGGCAGCTGGCCGCGAAGAAGAAGGACGTGCCGGTGCTGGCGTTCTGCGAGGACGTCGCCGCGTCGGGCGGGTACTGGCTGGCCTGCGCGGCGGACGAGATCTACGCGCACCGGACGTCGCTGGTGGGCTCGATCGGCGTGATCAGCGGCGGTTTCGGCTTCGCGGGGCTGCTCGACCGGTTCGGCATCGAGCGGCGGCTGCACACCGCGGGGGAGAACAAGTCGCGCCTTGACCCGTTCAGCCCGGAGAAGCCCGAAGACGTCGAGTGGCTGGAGAAGATGCACGCCCAGCTGCACGAACTGTTCGTGAGCTGGGTCAAGGAGCGGCGCGGGGACAAGCTGTCGCCGACCGAGGACCTGTTCACCGGCGACGTCTGGCTCGGTGAGAAGGCGAAGGAACTGGGCCTGATCGACGGCGTCGGCAACCTGCGCGAGCTGATCGCGCAGCGGTTCCCCGCCGCGGAGATCAAGATGGCCGAACCGAAGAAGCCGTTGCTCGCGCGGCTCGGCGTCGGCGCGCCCGCGGCGGCGATCTTGGACGCGGTGACACAGAAAGCAATGTGGAGCCGCTACGGGTTGTAA
- a CDS encoding LytR/AlgR family response regulator transcription factor: MRTTVSAHNETRRLVVLAVDDEPHGLNLLVESLQSNRHIGRVFTAVDASEALRLLASDDEELRQRKERGLPTIDAVFADLQMPGLSGMEMARVFSALNPAPVLVFVTGHASEAVNAFDLGAVDYLLKPCNQSRLDRAVERVLDKLSTVPAVGGPTGAAAPAKPDDDEVIPVELAGTTKLVPRSTVRWVEAQGDYARLFTTDGNSHLVRIPLTQLEERWEKAGFVRIHRSFLVALNLITELRMGQGGYQVVIGNDEKLLPVSRRHTRELKDRLTGR; the protein is encoded by the coding sequence ATGCGAACCACTGTGAGTGCGCATAATGAAACGCGGCGATTGGTTGTGCTCGCCGTGGACGACGAACCCCACGGGCTGAACCTCCTCGTCGAGAGCCTGCAGTCGAATCGGCACATCGGCCGGGTCTTCACCGCCGTCGATGCGTCGGAAGCGCTGCGGCTGCTCGCCTCCGACGACGAGGAACTGCGGCAGCGCAAGGAGCGCGGCCTGCCGACGATCGACGCGGTGTTCGCCGACCTGCAGATGCCGGGGCTGTCCGGGATGGAGATGGCGCGGGTGTTCTCCGCGCTGAACCCGGCGCCGGTGCTGGTGTTCGTCACCGGGCACGCCTCCGAGGCGGTGAACGCGTTCGACCTCGGCGCGGTCGACTACCTGCTGAAACCGTGCAACCAGAGCCGGCTGGACCGGGCCGTCGAACGGGTGCTGGACAAGCTGAGCACGGTGCCGGCCGTGGGCGGTCCCACGGGCGCGGCGGCGCCTGCCAAACCGGACGACGACGAGGTGATCCCGGTCGAGCTGGCCGGCACGACCAAGCTGGTTCCGCGCTCGACGGTGCGGTGGGTCGAGGCGCAGGGCGACTACGCGCGGCTGTTCACCACCGACGGCAACAGCCACCTGGTCCGGATCCCGCTGACCCAGCTCGAGGAACGCTGGGAGAAGGCGGGCTTCGTGCGCATCCACCGATCGTTCCTGGTCGCGCTCAACCTGATCACCGAGCTGCGGATGGGCCAGGGCGGCTACCAGGTCGTGATCGGCAACGACGAGAAGCTGCTGCCGGTGTCGCGGCGGCACACGCGTGAGCTCAAGGATCGCCTGACCGGCCGATGA
- a CDS encoding sodium/solute symporter, protein MQLNPWALTGIVLVAAMTFYLGHRSSRFASSTHDFLVARRTVRSRRNAAAISGEYLSAASFLGVAGIVLKEGADGLWYPIGFTAGYLALMLFVAAPLRRSGAYTLPDFIEARLGSVALRRCATAFVVVIGILYTVPQLQGAGLALTTVLPVPWWFGALAVTVLVAGNVLAGGMRAITVVQAFQYWLKLFALAVPAFVLCAVFVSGGHSGPAGALGSPAPPTFPADTTVKIETDVGLRVTMVTPVRVRKPGETEDRTVVWAKGATEQVAKGTELRFAAGTSVPVVTEALSANSDWLRPGSTGLSDLLQTYSLILATFLGTMGLPHVLVRFYTNPDGKAARRTAVHVLLLLGLFYLFPTLLGAMSRMYVPELLVTGQTDAAVLRLPQAVLPGVAGQILTGVIMAGAFAAFLSTSSGLLVSVAGVVSTDLFKGKVRDFRWATGIVAVIPAGLALTMRSTDLSLSVGMSFALAASTFSPILVLGIWWRGLTWPGAMTGMIVGGGLVVSALVVNTVSGYTGNWAPWLADQPALITVPTAFAVTVLVSLATRAGRPADVNAVMLRLHAPDPLGFMRDRAVARFGQIENRGRTGKGRHRK, encoded by the coding sequence GTGCAGCTGAACCCGTGGGCGCTGACCGGCATCGTGCTGGTCGCCGCGATGACCTTCTACCTCGGTCATCGCTCGTCGCGGTTCGCCAGCTCCACGCACGACTTCCTGGTCGCGCGCCGCACGGTGCGCTCGCGCCGCAACGCCGCCGCCATCTCGGGCGAGTACCTCTCGGCCGCGTCGTTCCTCGGCGTCGCCGGGATCGTGCTCAAGGAGGGCGCCGACGGGCTGTGGTACCCCATCGGCTTCACCGCGGGCTACCTCGCGCTGATGCTCTTCGTCGCGGCACCGCTGCGGCGCTCGGGCGCCTACACGCTGCCGGACTTCATCGAGGCGCGGCTCGGTTCGGTCGCGCTTCGCCGCTGTGCCACGGCTTTCGTGGTCGTGATCGGCATCCTCTACACGGTGCCGCAGCTGCAGGGCGCGGGGCTCGCGCTGACCACCGTGCTGCCGGTGCCCTGGTGGTTCGGCGCGCTCGCGGTGACCGTGCTGGTCGCGGGCAACGTGCTCGCCGGCGGCATGCGCGCGATCACGGTGGTCCAGGCATTCCAGTACTGGCTCAAGCTGTTCGCGCTCGCCGTGCCCGCGTTCGTGCTGTGCGCGGTGTTCGTGAGCGGCGGACACAGCGGGCCGGCCGGCGCGCTCGGCTCGCCCGCGCCACCGACGTTTCCGGCGGACACGACGGTGAAGATCGAGACGGACGTCGGCCTGCGGGTGACCATGGTGACCCCGGTGCGGGTGCGCAAGCCGGGCGAGACCGAGGACCGGACAGTGGTCTGGGCCAAGGGCGCGACCGAGCAGGTGGCCAAGGGCACCGAGCTGCGGTTCGCCGCCGGGACGTCGGTACCGGTGGTCACCGAAGCGCTCTCGGCCAACTCCGACTGGCTGCGGCCCGGCAGCACCGGGCTGTCCGACCTGCTGCAGACGTATTCGCTGATCCTCGCGACCTTCCTCGGCACCATGGGCCTGCCGCACGTGCTCGTCCGCTTCTACACCAACCCCGACGGCAAGGCCGCGCGCCGGACCGCGGTGCACGTCCTGCTGCTGCTCGGGCTGTTCTACCTGTTCCCGACGCTGCTCGGCGCCATGTCGCGGATGTACGTGCCGGAGCTGCTGGTCACCGGGCAGACCGACGCCGCGGTGCTCCGGCTGCCGCAGGCGGTGCTGCCCGGGGTGGCCGGGCAGATCCTCACCGGCGTGATCATGGCCGGCGCGTTCGCCGCGTTTCTGTCCACCTCGTCGGGACTGCTGGTGAGCGTGGCGGGCGTCGTGTCGACCGACCTGTTCAAGGGCAAGGTGCGCGATTTCCGCTGGGCCACGGGAATCGTCGCCGTCATTCCCGCGGGGCTCGCGCTGACCATGCGCTCGACCGACCTGTCGCTGAGCGTCGGGATGTCCTTCGCGCTGGCGGCGTCGACGTTCTCCCCGATCCTCGTCCTCGGCATCTGGTGGCGCGGGCTGACCTGGCCGGGCGCGATGACCGGGATGATCGTCGGCGGCGGGCTGGTGGTGTCGGCACTGGTGGTCAACACCGTCTCCGGCTACACCGGCAACTGGGCGCCCTGGCTCGCCGACCAGCCTGCGCTGATAACGGTGCCGACGGCGTTCGCGGTGACGGTGCTGGTCAGCCTCGCCACCCGGGCCGGCCGGCCGGCCGACGTCAACGCCGTGATGCTGCGGCTGCACGCGCCCGACCCGCTGGGTTTCATGCGGGACCGCGCCGTCGCCCGGTTCGGGCAGATCGAGAATCGCGGTCGTACGGGCAAGGGGCGGCACCGCAAGTAG
- a CDS encoding DUF485 domain-containing protein: MSTTDQGLDEGTGPGSDWKQVQESPDFVQLRHRLRTFVFPMTVLFLAWYLLYVLLADYASGFMKTKIAGNFNVGLLIGLLQFVSTFVITALYVRYANRKLDPLSDKIRGEVEGDKIETTTAEGDAE; this comes from the coding sequence GTGAGCACCACCGACCAGGGCCTAGACGAAGGGACGGGCCCGGGCAGCGACTGGAAACAGGTGCAGGAGAGTCCGGACTTCGTCCAGTTGCGGCACCGGCTCCGCACCTTCGTCTTCCCGATGACGGTCCTCTTCCTGGCTTGGTACCTGCTGTACGTCCTGCTCGCGGACTACGCGAGCGGCTTCATGAAGACCAAGATCGCCGGAAACTTCAACGTCGGCCTGCTCATCGGTCTGTTGCAGTTCGTGTCCACGTTCGTGATCACCGCGCTGTACGTCCGGTACGCCAACCGGAAGCTCGACCCGCTCTCGGACAAGATCCGCGGCGAGGTCGAGGGCGACAAGATCGAGACCACGACGGCCGAAGGAGACGCCGAGTGA
- a CDS encoding solute symporter family protein, translating to MKTLAAGVEGSNPTLNIIIFAVFVAITLVIVFWASRNTKTASDYYAAGRAFTGPQNGIAISGDYLSAASFLGIAGAIAVNGYDGFLYSIGFLVAWLVALLLVAELLRNTGKFTMGDVLAFRMRQRPVRAAAAVSTLIVSIFYLLAQMTGAGGLVNLLLGVQGNVGQDIVIAVVGVIMVLYVLIGGMKGTTWVQIIKAALLIVGALAMTIWVLGKYGFNFSSLLQHAVDKAGGGAKGEALLGPGKQYGKTGTSKLDFLSLGIALVLGTAGLPHVLMRFYTVPTAKDARKSVVWAIVLIGVFYLFTLVLGYGAGALVGADTISKAPGTTNAAAPLLALELGGPVLLGFIAAVAFATILAVVAGLTITASASFAHDVYANVIKKGKVDSKNAEVRVARFTALVIGAIAIVGGILAKSQNVAFLVALAFAVAASANLPTLLYSLFWKRFNTRGALFSIYGGLVVTIVLIVFSPAVSGETTSMIKGADFAWFPLSNPGLVSIPVSFFLGWLGTVLSKETNDDKYAEMEVRSLTGAHAEKATVH from the coding sequence GTGAAGACACTCGCCGCGGGCGTCGAGGGCAGCAACCCGACGCTCAACATCATCATTTTCGCGGTCTTCGTCGCGATCACCCTGGTGATCGTGTTCTGGGCGAGCCGCAACACCAAGACGGCCTCGGACTACTACGCCGCGGGCCGCGCGTTCACCGGTCCCCAGAACGGCATCGCCATCTCCGGCGACTACCTGTCGGCGGCCTCGTTCCTCGGCATCGCCGGCGCGATCGCGGTCAACGGCTACGACGGCTTCCTCTACTCGATCGGGTTCCTGGTCGCGTGGCTGGTCGCCCTGCTGCTGGTCGCCGAGCTGCTGCGCAACACGGGCAAGTTCACCATGGGCGACGTGCTCGCCTTCCGGATGCGGCAGCGTCCGGTGCGGGCGGCGGCCGCGGTGTCGACGCTGATCGTGTCGATCTTCTACCTGCTCGCGCAGATGACCGGCGCCGGTGGCCTGGTCAACCTGCTGCTCGGCGTGCAGGGCAACGTCGGCCAGGACATCGTCATCGCCGTGGTCGGCGTGATCATGGTGCTGTACGTGCTGATCGGCGGGATGAAGGGCACGACCTGGGTGCAGATCATCAAGGCCGCGCTGCTGATCGTCGGCGCGCTCGCGATGACCATCTGGGTGCTCGGCAAGTACGGGTTCAACTTCTCGAGCCTGCTGCAGCACGCCGTGGACAAGGCGGGCGGCGGCGCGAAGGGCGAGGCGCTGCTCGGGCCTGGCAAGCAGTACGGCAAGACCGGCACCTCGAAGCTGGACTTCCTGTCGCTGGGCATCGCGCTGGTGCTGGGCACGGCAGGCCTGCCGCACGTGCTGATGCGCTTCTACACGGTGCCGACCGCCAAGGACGCCCGGAAGTCCGTGGTCTGGGCGATCGTGCTGATCGGCGTGTTCTACCTGTTCACCCTGGTGCTCGGCTACGGCGCCGGCGCACTGGTGGGCGCGGACACGATCAGCAAGGCGCCCGGCACGACGAACGCGGCGGCCCCGCTGCTCGCGCTCGAGCTCGGCGGACCGGTGCTGCTCGGGTTCATCGCCGCGGTCGCGTTCGCGACGATCCTGGCCGTGGTCGCCGGGCTCACGATCACCGCGTCGGCGTCGTTCGCGCACGACGTCTACGCCAACGTGATCAAGAAGGGCAAGGTGGACAGCAAGAACGCCGAGGTCCGCGTCGCCCGGTTCACCGCGCTGGTGATCGGTGCGATCGCGATCGTCGGCGGCATCCTCGCCAAGAGCCAGAACGTCGCGTTCCTGGTGGCGCTGGCCTTCGCGGTGGCGGCGTCGGCGAACCTGCCGACGCTGCTGTACTCGCTGTTCTGGAAGCGGTTCAACACCCGCGGCGCGCTGTTCAGCATCTACGGTGGCCTGGTCGTCACCATCGTGCTGATCGTCTTCTCGCCCGCGGTGTCCGGTGAGACCACCTCGATGATCAAGGGTGCGGACTTCGCCTGGTTCCCGCTGTCCAACCCGGGCCTGGTGTCCATCCCGGTCTCGTTCTTCCTCGGCTGGCTCGGCACGGTCCTGTCGAAGGAGACGAACGACGACAAGTACGCCGAGATGGAGGTTCGCTCGCTGACCGGCGCCCATGCCGAGAAGGCAACGGTGCATTAG
- a CDS encoding rhodanese-like domain-containing protein, with translation MNPAQLPTASVSELPANDVTLLDVREDDEWAAGHAPGAVHIPLGELPARVEELAKLPDDKPVYVVCRSGGRSARATAWLNASGWDAVNVAGGMKSWHTEGRPVVGEHPDTPPEIL, from the coding sequence GTGAATCCGGCTCAGCTTCCCACCGCCTCCGTCTCCGAACTCCCCGCCAACGACGTCACGCTGCTCGACGTGCGGGAGGACGACGAGTGGGCCGCCGGGCACGCCCCCGGCGCGGTCCACATCCCGCTGGGCGAGCTGCCCGCCCGCGTCGAGGAGCTCGCGAAGCTGCCCGACGACAAGCCCGTCTACGTCGTGTGCCGCTCCGGCGGCCGCTCCGCGCGTGCGACGGCCTGGCTCAACGCCAGCGGCTGGGACGCGGTGAACGTCGCCGGCGGCATGAAGTCCTGGCACACCGAGGGCCGGCCCGTGGTGGGCGAACACCCGGACACGCCGCCGGAGATCCTCTAG
- a CDS encoding DUF4328 domain-containing protein has product MQPGRYNFRPRVRWVASPPPGALPPRRARPVERYTGPPAYPVPPRWGFPNLTWREPTLVPGMPSSYPLPVERVRLLSRNAVTILWFLAGLALVGAVAEFWRYALLVISRNSALDTDVVAMSDALEIIASLLTVVFGLLGIASVLWWLLIARQAAADENGHEPPRSACQVLVGTLVPGLNLVLAGSILAELEHAILRRPVARRPEPSRLVLTWWAAWVLDAVLMIVVIIWRFRDGVQAQADAVFLSGLLDTSAAVLAALTAVVVHRLTSLLAPISLDRLRVRRVVAVKGAPAPTLRPVRPITSR; this is encoded by the coding sequence ATGCAACCCGGCCGCTACAACTTCCGCCCGCGGGTGCGGTGGGTCGCGTCCCCGCCACCCGGCGCACTGCCGCCGCGCCGCGCCCGGCCGGTCGAGCGCTACACCGGCCCGCCCGCCTATCCCGTGCCGCCGCGCTGGGGGTTCCCGAACCTGACCTGGCGCGAGCCGACGCTGGTGCCGGGCATGCCGTCGAGCTATCCGCTGCCGGTGGAACGGGTGCGGCTGCTCTCCCGCAACGCGGTCACGATCCTGTGGTTCCTCGCCGGGCTCGCGCTCGTCGGCGCGGTGGCCGAGTTCTGGCGGTACGCGCTACTGGTGATCAGCCGGAACTCCGCGCTGGACACCGACGTCGTGGCGATGTCGGACGCGCTGGAGATCATCGCCTCCCTGCTGACGGTCGTGTTCGGGTTGCTCGGCATCGCCTCGGTGCTGTGGTGGCTGCTGATCGCCCGCCAGGCCGCGGCGGACGAGAACGGTCACGAGCCACCGCGCTCGGCGTGCCAGGTGCTGGTCGGCACGCTCGTGCCAGGGCTGAACCTGGTGCTGGCCGGCTCGATCCTCGCCGAGCTGGAGCACGCGATCCTGCGCCGCCCGGTGGCCCGGCGGCCCGAGCCCTCGCGGCTGGTGCTCACATGGTGGGCGGCCTGGGTGCTCGACGCCGTGCTGATGATCGTGGTGATCATCTGGCGGTTCCGCGACGGCGTGCAGGCGCAGGCCGACGCGGTGTTCCTCAGCGGGCTGCTCGACACCTCGGCGGCCGTGCTCGCCGCGCTGACCGCCGTGGTGGTGCACCGCCTGACGAGCCTGCTGGCGCCGATCTCGCTCGACCGGCTCCGGGTGCGCCGGGTGGTCGCCGTCAAGGGCGCGCCCGCGCCCACGCTGCGCCCGGTCCGGCCGATCACCTCACGCTGA